One window of the Candidatus Bathyarchaeota archaeon genome contains the following:
- a CDS encoding adenylyl-sulfate kinase, with the protein MLVGWAIWITGLPGSGKSTIANELSKKLKKLSIPFQLLSIEMIRKVLTPNPSYTEEERKMVYAALVFIAELLTRNGVNVIIDATGNKRAYRDKARKRIKKFMEVYIKCPLKICMEREMHRKKTYGAPKGIYKKALTGKSLTVPGVGVVYEAPLKPEIIIDSVKLTPKSAAEKILNKIMEKWC; encoded by the coding sequence ATTTTGGTTGGATGGGCTATTTGGATAACAGGTTTACCTGGTTCAGGAAAATCTACAATAGCTAATGAATTAAGTAAAAAACTTAAAAAATTAAGTATTCCTTTTCAACTTCTTTCAATAGAGATGATTCGAAAAGTTTTAACTCCTAACCCTTCTTATACTGAAGAAGAAAGAAAAATGGTTTATGCAGCTTTAGTTTTTATAGCTGAGCTTTTAACTAGAAATGGTGTAAACGTTATAATTGATGCTACGGGAAATAAACGAGCATATAGAGATAAAGCTAGAAAAAGAATTAAGAAATTTATGGAGGTTTATATTAAATGTCCATTAAAAATCTGTATGGAACGAGAAATGCATAGGAAAAAAACATATGGTGCACCTAAAGGAATTTATAAAAAAGCTTTAACTGGAAAAAGCTTAACTGTTCCAGGTGTTGGAGTTGTTTATGAAGCTCCCTTAAAACCAGAAATTATAATTGATTCAGTTAAGTTAACACCTAAGAGCGCTGCAGAAAAAATACTTAATAAAATAATGGAGAAGTGGTGTTAA
- a CDS encoding aminoglycoside phosphotransferase family protein has translation MLNREKLEKYLSSIYKSKIKIERISLLSEKEEIEKGAVNEGVKAFGYGKPYLIEFRINKEKKIIVLETMKGDSFGHEFSYDRAHALLFAYSTYNKLPKHAKSIDIGVFMKNGELTSLKDYDEFFILMNKVEGTPYYKDLERILKEKNLTQLDELKAEALSNYLVEIHSLKFSAPNLYKRRLRELFGHGECIMGLIDNYPEGYVKKENFYLIAEKCFKHIWRIREKTYRLCQVHGDFHPWNILFRGGVDFTVLDRSRGEWGEAADDLAAMSINYIFFSLQAFGELKGAFEKLYLRFMENYLIKTGDEEILEVIQPFYAWRCLVLANPIWYPNLNMKIRQKIFNFIFNVLETEKFSIKDVNSYLT, from the coding sequence TTGTTAAACCGTGAGAAACTAGAGAAATATCTCTCTAGTATTTATAAATCCAAAATTAAAATTGAAAGGATATCGTTATTAAGTGAAAAGGAAGAAATAGAGAAAGGAGCAGTTAATGAAGGAGTTAAAGCGTTTGGTTATGGAAAACCATATTTAATTGAGTTTAGAATAAATAAAGAAAAGAAGATCATTGTTTTAGAAACAATGAAAGGTGATAGTTTTGGGCATGAATTCTCCTACGATAGAGCTCATGCGCTTTTATTTGCTTATTCAACCTACAATAAGCTTCCTAAACATGCTAAATCTATAGACATTGGAGTTTTCATGAAAAATGGTGAATTAACCTCGCTTAAAGATTATGATGAATTCTTTATTTTAATGAATAAAGTTGAGGGTACTCCATACTATAAGGATCTAGAGAGAATTCTTAAAGAAAAAAATTTAACTCAACTAGATGAACTTAAAGCCGAAGCTCTATCAAATTATCTAGTTGAGATTCACTCATTAAAGTTTAGTGCTCCAAACCTTTATAAAAGACGTCTTAGAGAGCTTTTTGGTCATGGAGAATGTATAATGGGTCTTATCGATAATTATCCAGAGGGATACGTTAAGAAAGAAAATTTCTATTTAATAGCTGAGAAATGCTTCAAGCATATTTGGAGAATCCGAGAAAAAACTTATCGTTTGTGCCAGGTTCATGGGGATTTTCACCCTTGGAACATTCTTTTTAGAGGAGGAGTAGATTTCACAGTGTTAGATAGAAGTAGAGGTGAATGGGGTGAAGCTGCTGATGATTTAGCTGCAATGAGTATAAATTACATTTTCTTTTCTCTTCAAGCATTTGGTGAATTAAAAGGTGCTTTTGAAAAGCTTTACTTAAGGTTCATGGAAAATTACTTAATTAAAACTGGAGATGAAGAAATTTTAGAAGTTATTCAACCTTTTTATGCTTGGAGATGTTTGGTGTTAGCAAATCCAATTTGGTATCCAAATTTAAACATGAAAATCAGACAGAAAATATTCAACTTTATTTTTAACGTTCTTGAAACCGAAAAATTTAGTATAAAGGATGTTAACTCTTATTTAACTTGA
- the hflX gene encoding GTPase HflX codes for MNVIIVECKLPKLPSRVDEVSEMVETLGYRIVDRIIQKRNSINHSYCIGKGKLHELKKIIKEKEVNLVVFCNTLSSAQAFKIKKELGYDVEVIDRNLLILELFKSRALSSEAKLQIKLAKLKYTFSWGKEYLKLKGILNEQVGWSGPGDYPFSDYEKAAKQRISRIKRKLEEIRSKKDALRKRRHELGYPIVALAGYTQSGKTTFFNRLASENKSVGLGPFTTLSTFARKVNDFDFILIDSIGFIEDMHPIILDAFNATLNEIANADLILLFIDASDDFEALTRKINTSDQILRRIGASSKMIICVNKIDLVNEEKLKEIEKIIKRKFLGVKIVFISAKTGENIDQLLKLIINELSEEFKTFVYAHQVK; via the coding sequence ATGAACGTAATTATAGTGGAGTGTAAACTCCCTAAGCTACCTTCAAGAGTAGATGAAGTTTCAGAAATGGTTGAGACTTTAGGTTATAGAATTGTTGATAGAATAATTCAAAAAAGAAACAGTATTAATCATTCTTATTGTATTGGAAAAGGAAAACTTCATGAATTAAAAAAGATTATTAAAGAAAAGGAAGTTAATCTTGTGGTTTTCTGTAATACTCTTTCAAGCGCTCAAGCATTTAAAATAAAGAAGGAATTAGGATATGATGTGGAAGTAATCGATAGAAACTTGTTAATTTTAGAACTTTTCAAAAGTAGAGCTTTAAGTAGCGAGGCTAAACTTCAAATAAAGCTTGCTAAACTTAAGTATACTTTTTCTTGGGGTAAAGAATACCTTAAGCTTAAAGGAATCTTAAATGAGCAAGTTGGATGGAGTGGCCCTGGAGATTACCCGTTTAGCGACTATGAAAAGGCAGCTAAACAAAGAATAAGTAGAATAAAAAGGAAGCTTGAAGAAATTAGATCAAAAAAAGATGCTTTACGCAAGAGGAGACATGAATTAGGTTATCCAATAGTAGCTTTAGCAGGTTATACTCAAAGTGGAAAAACAACCTTTTTCAATAGGTTAGCATCTGAAAATAAAAGCGTTGGATTAGGCCCATTCACAACTTTATCAACATTTGCTAGAAAAGTAAATGATTTTGATTTTATTCTTATAGATTCAATAGGGTTTATTGAGGATATGCACCCTATAATTCTCGATGCATTTAATGCTACCTTAAATGAAATTGCAAATGCAGATTTAATTTTATTATTTATTGATGCGAGCGATGATTTTGAAGCATTAACTAGAAAAATAAATACTTCAGATCAGATACTTAGGCGTATAGGCGCTAGCTCTAAAATGATTATTTGCGTAAATAAAATCGATTTAGTTAATGAAGAAAAGCTCAAAGAAATTGAGAAAATTATTAAAAGAAAATTTTTAGGTGTTAAAATTGTTTTTATAAGCGCTAAAACAGGAGAAAATATAGATCAATTACTAAAGCTTATAATAAATGAATTAAGTGAAGAATTTAAAACGTTTGTTTATGCTCATCAAGTTAAATAA
- a CDS encoding inorganic phosphate transporter: MLNAFTLLILTVIIALIFDLANGWHDGANSISVIVYTGGLRPHPAVVMSAIFNFVGPFVVGTTVAKTIGTEVIPEGKITTVIILAALISAITWDILTWVWGLPVSSSHALIGGLVGAGVASYGIYGVKWYGLIEKVIIPLATSPLIGLFIGFLAMKGLSKLKNKFSNPNKLDKYFNHSQIPLAAFLSLSHGANDAQKTMGIIAMVLAAYYAIPFHVPMWVMVSCAMAMAVGTYLDIKIWRIVKTLGEKVTHLEPIHGCSANLSSSLIIFLASLLGAPVSTTHVVTSSIAGVGVASGLSRVNWRVFRDVILAWVTTLPFCIGFSALTYISLIKIFHF; encoded by the coding sequence ATGCTAAACGCATTTACACTACTTATCTTAACCGTAATTATAGCGTTAATTTTTGATTTAGCTAATGGATGGCATGATGGTGCAAATTCTATTTCAGTAATAGTTTACACTGGTGGACTAAGGCCTCATCCTGCTGTTGTTATGTCTGCAATCTTTAATTTCGTAGGTCCATTTGTTGTTGGAACAACAGTTGCAAAAACAATAGGAACTGAAGTAATTCCTGAAGGAAAAATTACAACTGTGATAATCCTTGCAGCTCTTATAAGCGCTATCACTTGGGATATTTTAACTTGGGTTTGGGGGCTACCTGTAAGTTCAAGTCATGCATTAATAGGTGGATTAGTAGGCGCTGGAGTGGCGAGTTACGGAATTTATGGAGTAAAATGGTATGGTTTAATTGAGAAAGTTATAATTCCTTTAGCAACAAGTCCTTTAATAGGATTATTTATAGGATTTTTAGCTATGAAAGGTTTATCTAAACTTAAAAACAAGTTTAGCAATCCAAACAAACTTGATAAATACTTTAATCATTCACAAATTCCCTTAGCTGCTTTTCTAAGTCTCAGTCATGGCGCTAATGACGCTCAAAAAACTATGGGCATAATTGCTATGGTTCTTGCAGCATATTACGCTATTCCTTTTCATGTTCCTATGTGGGTTATGGTTTCCTGCGCTATGGCTATGGCGGTAGGAACATACTTGGACATAAAAATCTGGAGAATAGTGAAAACTTTAGGAGAAAAAGTAACTCATTTAGAACCTATTCATGGGTGTTCAGCGAATCTTTCCTCTTCATTAATTATCTTTCTAGCCTCTCTACTAGGTGCACCAGTTAGTACTACGCATGTGGTAACTTCCTCTATTGCAGGCGTAGGAGTTGCTTCAGGTCTTTCAAGAGTTAATTGGAGAGTATTTAGGGATGTTATATTAGCTTGGGTTACTACATTGCCTTTTTGCATAGGATTTAGTGCTTTAACCTATATTTCACTTATAAAAATATTTCACTTTTAG
- a CDS encoding DUF47 family protein: protein MAEKLLIWLTKRGGMNTLKILSEHLTKVNNAIHEFKKLLENMSEGKDKEADENMSKIFLIEEGCDHLARNIAREIQKGKLPPIDREDTLQLLWRHEKIIDLTKDAALILKLIKLDAKERIPKELLKNYASLVGNVIDEIDAYSLSLNKIATNVNEAYKLKLKVEQIEHLIDEEYFKIRRELHFKYGSQIDAPLFIFLKDILTIIERISDIIEDSSDLIQVIMSRVSAMLFGSE, encoded by the coding sequence TTGGCTGAAAAACTTCTAATTTGGTTAACTAAAAGAGGTGGAATGAATACCCTTAAAATTCTTTCAGAGCATTTAACAAAAGTTAACAATGCTATACATGAATTTAAAAAACTTCTAGAAAACATGAGTGAAGGAAAGGATAAAGAAGCTGACGAAAATATGAGTAAAATCTTTTTAATAGAAGAGGGATGCGATCATCTAGCTAGAAATATAGCAAGAGAGATTCAAAAAGGTAAACTTCCACCAATAGATAGAGAAGACACACTTCAATTATTATGGAGACATGAAAAAATTATTGATTTAACAAAAGACGCGGCATTAATTCTTAAACTTATTAAGCTTGATGCTAAAGAAAGAATTCCAAAAGAACTTTTAAAAAATTACGCAAGCTTAGTTGGAAATGTAATAGATGAAATAGATGCTTATAGTTTGAGCTTAAATAAAATAGCTACAAACGTTAATGAAGCGTACAAGCTTAAACTTAAAGTTGAACAAATAGAACATTTAATAGATGAAGAATACTTTAAAATAAGACGAGAGTTACACTTTAAATATGGAAGCCAAATTGATGCACCTTTATTCATATTTCTTAAAGATATATTAACTATAATTGAACGTATATCAGATATAATTGAAGATAGCAGTGATTTAATTCAAGTTATAATGAGTAGAGTTTCAGCAATGCTTTTTGGCTCAGAATAA
- a CDS encoding DUF116 domain-containing protein, whose amino-acid sequence MTFLFDKRKKKSSLMRLIEKLSMNKIGEITLVKLEQLAAKFGIDEKQLLTLYIKTKNLAYRKVFSKVSFSDRILLLPQCLRPKDCLASFKEFSYECKNCGNCRLGEIINLAKKLGYKGVYVISGGSVVSKIFEKMKPKACIGVACLKELVLGSFVAEKSGVITQCVALSKDGCVNTEVEWGFLRKIIELS is encoded by the coding sequence TTGACCTTTTTGTTTGATAAAAGAAAAAAGAAAAGTAGTTTAATGCGATTAATTGAAAAACTTTCTATGAATAAAATTGGCGAAATTACGCTTGTGAAACTTGAGCAATTAGCTGCTAAATTCGGAATTGATGAAAAACAATTATTAACACTTTATATTAAAACGAAAAATTTAGCTTATAGGAAAGTTTTTTCTAAAGTATCTTTTTCAGATAGAATTCTGCTTTTACCCCAATGTTTAAGACCTAAAGATTGCTTAGCTTCCTTTAAGGAATTTAGTTATGAATGTAAAAACTGTGGAAATTGTAGGCTTGGAGAGATAATTAATCTTGCTAAAAAATTAGGTTACAAAGGAGTTTATGTTATTTCTGGAGGAAGTGTAGTCTCAAAAATATTTGAAAAAATGAAGCCTAAAGCTTGTATTGGAGTAGCTTGTTTAAAGGAATTAGTTTTGGGGAGTTTTGTTGCTGAAAAATCTGGGGTTATAACTCAATGTGTAGCCTTATCTAAGGATGGATGTGTAAATACTGAAGTTGAATGGGGTTTTTTAAGAAAAATCATTGAATTAAGTTGA
- a CDS encoding TATA-box-binding protein — translation MKQTKPTIEIKNVVASGDLKQQLDLDTILKFSQGFAYKPRDFPGIIYRLKKPKTSVLMFNSGKIICTGAKSEKEAKKAIIKIVEMLKQNGLLILNQPKIEIQNIVATGELSGKIDLEKTAFILEKTIYEPDQFPALIYRMEKPEVSTLLFASGKIVCAGAKNEEEAKFAITFLSENLMRKGAISHEHFENKELIEPQLIHV, via the coding sequence GTGAAGCAAACAAAACCTACAATAGAGATAAAAAATGTAGTGGCATCCGGTGATTTAAAACAACAGTTAGATCTAGATACAATACTTAAATTTTCTCAAGGTTTCGCCTATAAACCTCGAGATTTTCCAGGAATAATATATCGATTAAAAAAGCCTAAAACATCCGTTTTAATGTTTAACTCAGGAAAAATAATTTGTACAGGAGCTAAATCAGAGAAAGAAGCTAAAAAAGCTATAATAAAAATTGTTGAAATGCTCAAACAAAATGGTTTATTGATTCTTAATCAACCAAAAATAGAAATTCAAAATATCGTAGCTACAGGTGAACTTTCTGGAAAAATTGATTTAGAAAAAACCGCTTTCATACTAGAAAAAACAATTTATGAGCCTGATCAATTTCCAGCTTTAATTTATAGAATGGAAAAACCTGAAGTTTCAACTCTTTTATTTGCCAGCGGAAAAATTGTTTGCGCTGGAGCAAAAAATGAAGAAGAGGCTAAATTTGCAATAACTTTTTTATCTGAAAATTTAATGAGAAAAGGGGCTATCTCCCATGAACATTTTGAAAATAAAGAATTGATAGAACCTCAATTAATTCATGTTTAA
- the larE gene encoding ATP-dependent sacrificial sulfur transferase LarE — translation MEDSNNIKRKFNYLINILKSKESVLVAFSGGVDSAVVTAAAKIALKNNVVAVTINSPLMPQEELEEAVKVAKEIGVEHVILEGNELEDPNFACNPMNRCYFCKKNLAIKLKELAKKRGLKNIVDGSNIEDLEDYRPGRIALKEEGIYSPLIEAKITKREVREIAKILGLSIAEKPSSACLASRIPYGQKITLERIKRVAEAEKIVKEITRVKQIRVRDHEDIARIEVDPNERKLFFNEKIMDEVSQRLQALGFKFVALELSGYIQGNMNKTIKNRENS, via the coding sequence GTGGAAGATAGTAACAACATTAAAAGAAAATTTAATTATTTAATTAATATTTTAAAGAGTAAGGAAAGTGTTCTTGTAGCGTTTTCAGGCGGAGTTGATAGTGCTGTTGTTACTGCTGCGGCTAAAATAGCTTTAAAAAATAATGTAGTAGCTGTAACAATAAACTCACCACTTATGCCACAGGAGGAATTGGAAGAAGCTGTTAAAGTAGCTAAAGAAATTGGAGTTGAACATGTGATTTTAGAGGGGAATGAACTTGAAGACCCTAACTTTGCTTGTAACCCAATGAATAGATGTTATTTTTGTAAAAAAAATTTAGCAATTAAATTAAAAGAGTTGGCTAAAAAAAGAGGATTAAAAAATATAGTTGATGGAAGTAACATTGAGGATCTTGAAGATTATAGACCTGGAAGAATAGCTTTAAAAGAAGAAGGTATATATAGCCCCTTAATTGAAGCAAAAATAACAAAAAGAGAAGTAAGAGAAATAGCGAAAATTCTTGGTTTATCTATAGCTGAAAAACCTTCTTCAGCATGTTTAGCATCAAGAATTCCATATGGCCAAAAAATCACATTAGAAAGGATTAAACGAGTAGCTGAAGCTGAAAAAATTGTTAAAGAAATTACTAGAGTTAAACAAATTCGGGTTAGAGATCATGAGGATATAGCTAGAATAGAAGTAGATCCAAATGAAAGAAAATTATTTTTTAATGAGAAAATTATGGATGAAGTGTCTCAAAGATTACAAGCGTTAGGGTTTAAGTTTGTGGCTTTAGAGTTAAGCGGTTACATTCAAGGAAACATGAATAAAACTATTAAGAATCGAGAAAATTCATAA
- a CDS encoding MBL fold metallo-hydrolase, which translates to MLFNLENFHPCLKKIYLIQGVGLCSNTYIIDKGKLTLVDCGNGLPKNNIKPYLDELSIKNVEQVILTHNHPDHTGGLREILRYFKPRIFIHKLDFKFPFLINNSLIEFINDNDNISIGEEKLKVLHTPGHTAGSICLYEGKNKILFSGDTVFPGGFFGRTDLPTGDSKALINSLKRLTKLDVEFLLAGHEEPVFRNGKKHITSSFKAALSFFNTF; encoded by the coding sequence ATGCTCTTCAATTTAGAGAATTTTCATCCATGCCTCAAAAAGATTTACTTGATTCAAGGAGTTGGATTATGCTCAAACACCTATATTATTGATAAAGGTAAGTTAACTTTAGTTGATTGTGGAAATGGTTTACCTAAAAATAATATCAAGCCTTATTTAGATGAGCTTTCAATAAAAAATGTTGAACAAGTAATTTTAACACATAATCATCCTGATCATACTGGAGGATTAAGGGAAATCCTTCGATATTTTAAACCAAGAATTTTTATTCATAAACTTGATTTTAAATTTCCTTTTTTAATTAATAACTCGTTAATTGAATTTATTAATGATAACGATAATATTTCAATTGGTGAAGAAAAACTTAAGGTTTTACATACGCCTGGACACACAGCAGGAAGCATATGTTTATACGAAGGAAAAAATAAAATTCTATTCTCAGGAGACACAGTATTTCCAGGTGGCTTTTTCGGTAGAACAGATTTACCTACAGGAGATTCCAAAGCATTAATTAACTCATTAAAGAGATTAACAAAATTAGATGTAGAGTTTCTTTTAGCAGGTCATGAAGAACCTGTTTTTAGAAACGGTAAGAAACATATAACTTCCTCCTTTAAAGCAGCTTTAAGCTTCTTTAATACTTTTTAA